In one Candidatus Cloacimonadota bacterium genomic region, the following are encoded:
- a CDS encoding carboxypeptidase regulatory-like domain-containing protein codes for MKKFILLLIALLLTSSLAFGAYIEIGDGTGYQNYVPCYGYYNYSWSQTIYLQSEIGMAVDITGIHYDVNNTPAAYAMENQEVYIGHTTLTEFPSNENVDPVALGMTSVWSGTMTWNGSGWQGIDFTAPFSYNGTDNLMIVWINYRGDYSTGYPNFKYTNHTDRVVRDYDDYVPPGPGHTTGYLSYYVANIRLLADIPYGLNVTQLTPDANILMGQTFDYLMKVCNLGDNADTYDLTLAGGAWTYEIRDKDDTGVISTISIGSGECDTVIVRVTAPAAKDVTDMTTFTATSQADPTVSASDDINTTAYEPYLDLFENFDTCTAPDLPPKWSRIVQTTSTYPYVDTYSSATYAYSGLMSVKMYNSSDTAAELMLVTPALQTGVWGNVISAMVRSSSGTQNILVGTLTDPSDPSTFSLVQSFEVTSTYSEVICPIDFAKATGYVAFKHGQDGTYDYFYIDDVAWQEIIPEPDMIIDETAHDFGMVDQGTVETWDVTIYNDGFGTLYFNGVTINPPFSVTYPDSIEPLSYDVATVELDATTVGMFADVLEFHTNAVQDSTIDLSVIVKGVDYAMEGFEETTFPPFGWENPGDYWARFMSDAYEGQGFARCSWYHDYDAVLITPRLVINGGDFIDFFWRNDNLYEAKGADILDGDTLFVEISNTYLNQNPTWECIAVLTADAPMDDYEEVFVTIPDTYIGENAKIRFRHRSELNSESRGVGIDNIIMPEPYLPINFSVDPYYASDYIAAGNNIQYEFDVTNMGIQSDRYIFVVQDSSAIRYNKRDVEDFETSDGGWVATADWDPVGDWAWTNTYDVANYTGTHTPPPAAHSGTGLWATVPEGDYTNSGGNTYMSKTVDFSSVTGAYLQFWYWSDIFGSWDYCDVIVNGDILLTVDSYPGTAWEFADLDLSAYDGMSDVQIVFSFYATTVVEYAGMYIDDLDYPGGGGPGPGPGPTGWPVTVSPPYIELDPGEVGNFTVTVAIPEDAALDACQLTPVLAYSREESAVQHQVLVLATAHPRDPYEPNDLMVDATPAHFDFVSEGAQIYYNPDYRDKDIDIYTIDCLEGDIVWCAFELPIDETEFDGAIKLVDADSTELAYADSWAGGGSEYLQYRILEDGTYYWILGKWDNVLLGKDSKKTVTRGVNTTYYTVAFDLIPSPEVAVEPASLTLGLIAGTGGTVSDELYISNIAPDAMAEDLSFNIETVIPGVETLYESDFGDFSSWTITGGTNWGESNTSYAGGTPPEARFYWSPSTTALQRLISPVINTTGYTSANLTFKHFLDYYSTGITVGVATTSDGGATWNTVWSTSPTANMGPETVPVTIDNADMGSDQFQMCWFFDGYSFNIDYWYVDDVNLGVGSEWISVSPVTGTVGQGNTKTITVTCDGDARLDPGMYTADLIVHNDALLYGASDITVPVVFYISDAAGGLQGTVTFNGDPVPDVMVKAGNFVTYTDEYGFYCFTEVASGFFDIYFYKDGFQPYWAYGVYLNPGWIVLLDVEMIFDGPVPENLSATGIQEAVDIDWDKPQTGGGGGGTQVDYVLDDGTYENGWSINPGYEAWLGNLFQTDDGGEIISFELYGDANAAAGGETVTIDIYDEDRNLIGTTDPFVIPADDWVTVPVPNVSFAGDFYAMVHWNMNTSSTNYVGFDENGPNANANLDWYMSGGAWQLLHVAAASTPGVFGIRATAMVRGRNIELAYNEKQLGKEPEVNLYAFDATTIDNGKRILDKVFAQSGHTVDTGNYEVSHYTFNGNTELGFKMPRDITLLGYNVYELGKGFVAYVDGENHTNYTDDIVAVGEEYTYWVTAVYEEGESGPSNTDTAVPLAPSGGYHEPFDVDWHNTGWTTQGSPNNWLWSAGYAYLYWSPSVTNYDMSLVSPVINLPANPLDVYDIKISMYINDYSTDSGEIMEIWVVHPGGEDLIFEWDLDTNDDWGVSGGTDWFYDDTAQYAGQDVQLKFRSHGGTTYNFNYWYVYDVLWDYAGIPPVYGALEGTVTDGDGNPLEGVAVTANPSDYNPVYTDEFGYYLIDPMAVGFYDVQYYKAGYTEIWYYDVEIEENVTTVLDVALGNPTMDITPTSINATVPVGGTSTRTITVTNNGNAPLDWSASIENQTELRAKMLENSYTGQTAPSFIAEADPNPDTYNPPASDDMWDILFNWDVDTPTGGVGVAGAGCGNNYVLASEWGYSSRNVFKFDFEGNYIGSWVPTWMPGTAGLRDMAFDGEYFYASNAGNTIYQFDADGNNYGTISSPVAVRSIAYDDINDAFWVNNWSETLTLISRTGTILNTIASPPSMYGSAYDNVTAGGPYLWIFTGTTTGGGCQIEQYNLNTLTLTGVTHSVDGDFGVGSYIAGGLFATGNMVPGTWVLGGCAQGTPDLLFGYELGPFASWITMDPTSGTVLPYGAYEEVTVTFDACDDPAGTIHTCDITFDSPQGVPSVTIPVTLMVGNPEYGELAGTVTAATGGAPIAGAQITASDDADNTYVTYTNASGQYTIEDMMVGYYTVECIADGYNYHVETDVPIVVDQTTTQNFALTAPVMVVNPTVINVNVPPGSTHTEYITVQNTGDGPMDFNVNLYDYGKLLTAPTDYSRFNCEDELLSIKNEPVTGTTSFNATQTRDDVTIQYQTGYDDNGIGTGGVFDAICAARFTSTELAPYYDTYNLTQVNIHVRSADFTSVELKVFEGGSYGNAGTEVYSQDITASVLIDQWTNVVLTTPVPILSGNEYWLGYSISATADHPCSVDAGPMATDKGAWMYYSGAWSLLTDLNPALDYNWCIQGILSLGTPPWITVDPTFGTIAPSGQTQIAVMFDATDLTYGEIKTADIEILSDPDVGSVTVPVTLTATDTVSNGDVPVTETKLYANYPNPMLHTTTFQFSLRERSHVKLSIYNLKGQLVETIVDTEFDPAPKHSVEWNGTANGKTLANGIYFYKLEADNKTFLKKMILMK; via the coding sequence ATGAAAAAGTTCATTTTGTTGTTAATTGCTTTACTTCTGACTTCCTCTCTAGCGTTTGGTGCCTATATCGAAATCGGTGATGGTACTGGATATCAAAATTACGTTCCTTGCTATGGTTATTATAACTATTCATGGTCCCAGACTATTTATCTTCAGTCTGAAATTGGAATGGCAGTTGATATCACAGGAATTCATTATGATGTAAATAATACACCTGCAGCATACGCTATGGAAAATCAAGAAGTATACATCGGTCATACTACCTTAACTGAGTTTCCAAGCAACGAAAATGTTGATCCTGTTGCTCTTGGAATGACATCAGTCTGGAGTGGTACAATGACATGGAATGGCAGTGGCTGGCAAGGAATTGACTTTACAGCACCGTTCTCATACAATGGTACAGACAACCTTATGATTGTCTGGATCAACTACCGTGGGGACTATTCTACTGGCTATCCAAACTTCAAATACACAAACCATACAGACAGAGTGGTTCGTGATTATGATGATTATGTACCCCCTGGCCCAGGTCATACGACCGGTTACCTGTCTTATTATGTCGCAAACATCCGCCTTCTGGCTGATATTCCTTACGGTTTAAACGTAACCCAGCTTACCCCTGATGCAAACATTCTTATGGGTCAGACCTTTGATTACCTTATGAAGGTTTGCAACCTTGGTGATAATGCTGATACGTATGATCTTACACTTGCTGGTGGTGCATGGACCTATGAGATCAGAGATAAGGACGATACTGGTGTTATTTCAACAATCAGCATTGGATCTGGTGAATGCGATACTGTTATAGTTCGCGTTACTGCTCCAGCTGCAAAAGATGTAACAGACATGACGACCTTTACTGCAACATCGCAGGCAGATCCAACAGTTTCAGCATCTGATGATATTAACACGACTGCATACGAACCTTACCTCGACCTCTTCGAAAACTTCGATACATGTACTGCGCCCGACCTTCCACCTAAATGGTCGAGAATCGTACAGACCACAAGCACCTATCCTTATGTTGATACATATTCTAGCGCAACATATGCCTATTCCGGCTTGATGAGCGTGAAAATGTACAACTCAAGTGATACTGCTGCAGAACTGATGCTCGTTACTCCCGCCCTTCAAACAGGTGTATGGGGTAATGTTATCTCGGCAATGGTTCGCTCAAGTTCAGGTACACAGAATATCTTGGTTGGAACCCTAACGGATCCTTCAGATCCTTCAACTTTCTCTCTTGTTCAATCCTTCGAAGTAACGAGTACCTATTCTGAGGTCATTTGTCCCATCGACTTTGCAAAAGCAACAGGATATGTTGCATTCAAGCATGGTCAAGATGGCACCTATGATTACTTCTACATTGATGATGTAGCCTGGCAAGAGATCATACCTGAACCAGATATGATTATTGACGAAACTGCCCATGATTTCGGTATGGTTGATCAGGGAACAGTAGAAACATGGGATGTTACGATCTATAATGATGGATTTGGCACACTCTATTTCAATGGTGTCACAATTAATCCTCCATTCTCAGTAACATATCCAGACTCAATCGAACCTCTCAGCTATGATGTTGCTACAGTAGAACTCGATGCTACAACCGTTGGTATGTTCGCTGATGTTCTTGAATTCCACACCAATGCAGTTCAGGACTCCACAATCGACCTTAGCGTTATTGTGAAGGGTGTTGATTATGCGATGGAAGGATTCGAAGAGACAACATTCCCACCATTCGGTTGGGAAAATCCTGGCGACTACTGGGCACGCTTTATGAGCGATGCTTATGAAGGACAGGGATTTGCACGTTGTAGCTGGTATCATGACTATGACGCTGTTCTGATCACTCCTCGTCTTGTAATAAATGGTGGTGATTTCATTGACTTCTTCTGGAGAAATGATAACCTCTATGAGGCAAAGGGTGCAGATATCCTTGATGGTGATACCCTGTTTGTTGAAATATCCAACACATATCTCAATCAGAATCCTACTTGGGAATGCATTGCAGTCTTAACCGCAGATGCACCAATGGATGATTACGAAGAAGTGTTTGTAACTATTCCAGATACGTATATTGGCGAAAATGCAAAGATCAGATTCCGTCATCGTAGTGAACTCAACAGTGAGTCCCGTGGTGTTGGTATTGATAATATCATCATGCCAGAACCGTATCTTCCGATCAACTTCTCAGTCGATCCATACTATGCATCCGATTATATCGCTGCAGGAAACAATATTCAGTACGAATTCGACGTTACGAATATGGGTATTCAGAGTGATAGATACATCTTTGTTGTTCAGGATAGCTCAGCTATTCGATACAACAAGAGAGATGTCGAAGACTTCGAAACCAGTGATGGTGGCTGGGTAGCTACTGCAGACTGGGATCCAGTGGGTGACTGGGCATGGACGAATACGTATGATGTTGCCAACTATACCGGCACACATACACCTCCTCCAGCAGCTCACTCCGGAACAGGTCTCTGGGCAACCGTTCCCGAAGGTGATTACACCAACTCGGGCGGCAATACTTACATGAGCAAGACCGTTGACTTCTCATCAGTTACCGGTGCATACCTTCAATTCTGGTATTGGTCAGATATCTTTGGATCATGGGACTACTGTGATGTTATCGTTAATGGAGATATTCTTCTTACCGTTGACTCATATCCCGGAACTGCCTGGGAATTCGCAGATCTTGACCTTTCAGCTTATGACGGCATGTCCGACGTTCAGATCGTCTTCTCATTCTATGCAACAACAGTTGTTGAGTATGCAGGAATGTATATCGACGACCTCGACTATCCTGGCGGCGGTGGTCCTGGTCCAGGTCCTGGCCCAACAGGATGGCCTGTAACTGTTAGCCCTCCATACATTGAGCTTGATCCGGGTGAAGTCGGCAACTTTACAGTTACCGTAGCAATTCCTGAAGACGCAGCTCTTGATGCTTGTCAGCTTACCCCTGTTCTTGCTTACTCAAGAGAAGAAAGTGCTGTTCAACATCAAGTATTAGTGCTTGCAACTGCTCATCCCAGAGATCCGTATGAACCAAACGATCTTATGGTTGATGCCACACCTGCACACTTTGACTTTGTGTCTGAAGGTGCTCAGATCTACTATAATCCGGATTATAGAGATAAGGACATTGATATCTATACGATCGATTGCTTAGAAGGCGATATCGTATGGTGTGCCTTTGAACTTCCGATTGATGAAACAGAATTTGACGGTGCTATCAAGCTCGTTGATGCAGATTCTACTGAACTCGCCTACGCAGATTCCTGGGCAGGTGGCGGAAGTGAATATCTGCAATACAGAATTCTTGAAGATGGTACCTATTACTGGATACTTGGAAAATGGGATAACGTTCTTCTTGGAAAAGATTCGAAGAAGACAGTTACAAGAGGTGTGAACACCACCTATTATACTGTTGCCTTTGACCTTATTCCTTCACCAGAAGTTGCTGTGGAACCTGCATCACTTACCCTTGGTTTGATCGCAGGAACCGGTGGCACTGTTTCTGATGAACTTTACATCTCGAACATTGCACCAGACGCTATGGCAGAAGACCTTTCATTTAATATTGAAACTGTTATTCCAGGTGTCGAAACACTGTATGAATCAGACTTTGGTGACTTTTCCAGTTGGACAATTACAGGTGGCACAAACTGGGGTGAAAGCAATACCAGTTATGCTGGTGGAACACCTCCGGAAGCACGCTTCTACTGGAGTCCTTCTACAACAGCTCTTCAAAGATTGATCAGCCCTGTTATTAATACAACAGGATATACAAGTGCTAATTTAACATTTAAACATTTCTTAGATTACTATTCTACCGGTATTACCGTTGGTGTCGCAACAACCAGTGATGGTGGTGCCACATGGAATACTGTTTGGTCTACATCACCAACCGCAAATATGGGACCAGAAACTGTTCCTGTAACCATTGATAATGCTGATATGGGTTCAGACCAATTCCAGATGTGCTGGTTCTTTGACGGATACTCATTCAATATCGATTACTGGTATGTTGACGACGTCAATCTCGGTGTTGGTTCCGAATGGATCAGCGTTTCACCAGTAACCGGTACAGTTGGTCAGGGTAATACCAAGACCATTACTGTTACCTGTGACGGTGATGCACGTCTCGATCCCGGCATGTACACCGCAGACCTTATTGTCCATAACGATGCATTACTTTATGGTGCATCAGATATAACCGTTCCGGTTGTATTCTACATCAGCGATGCAGCTGGTGGACTTCAGGGAACAGTTACCTTTAATGGTGATCCGGTTCCTGATGTTATGGTCAAAGCAGGTAACTTTGTAACCTACACTGATGAATATGGTTTCTACTGCTTCACAGAAGTAGCATCCGGATTCTTCGATATCTACTTCTACAAAGATGGATTCCAGCCATACTGGGCATATGGTGTCTATCTTAATCCTGGCTGGATCGTTCTTCTCGATGTAGAAATGATATTCGATGGTCCTGTACCAGAGAACCTCTCAGCTACAGGAATACAAGAAGCTGTTGATATTGATTGGGATAAACCGCAAACCGGTGGTGGTGGCGGTGGTACACAAGTTGATTATGTACTCGACGACGGCACCTACGAAAACGGTTGGTCAATCAATCCTGGTTATGAAGCATGGCTTGGTAACCTGTTCCAGACTGATGATGGTGGTGAAATCATAAGCTTCGAGCTTTATGGTGATGCCAACGCAGCAGCTGGTGGTGAAACAGTTACGATCGACATTTATGATGAAGATCGGAACCTGATCGGAACCACAGATCCATTCGTGATCCCGGCTGATGATTGGGTAACAGTACCTGTACCAAACGTCTCATTTGCCGGTGACTTCTATGCAATGGTTCACTGGAACATGAATACAAGTTCTACAAACTATGTTGGATTTGATGAGAATGGTCCGAATGCAAATGCAAACCTTGACTGGTACATGAGCGGTGGAGCATGGCAGCTTCTGCATGTTGCTGCAGCTTCTACTCCTGGTGTGTTCGGTATCCGTGCAACCGCAATGGTTCGTGGACGTAATATCGAGCTTGCCTATAACGAGAAGCAGCTTGGTAAAGAACCTGAAGTGAACCTGTACGCATTTGATGCAACTACCATTGATAATGGTAAGAGAATCCTTGATAAGGTCTTCGCACAAAGCGGTCATACTGTCGATACCGGCAATTATGAAGTATCTCATTATACCTTCAACGGTAATACTGAACTTGGCTTCAAGATGCCGAGAGATATTACACTTCTTGGTTATAATGTGTACGAACTCGGTAAAGGATTTGTTGCCTATGTTGATGGTGAAAACCATACCAACTACACTGATGACATCGTTGCTGTAGGTGAAGAATATACCTACTGGGTAACGGCAGTCTACGAAGAAGGCGAATCCGGTCCTTCAAATACCGATACAGCAGTTCCGCTTGCACCAAGTGGTGGCTATCATGAACCATTTGATGTTGATTGGCATAATACCGGTTGGACAACACAAGGTTCTCCGAACAACTGGTTGTGGTCTGCAGGATATGCATACCTGTACTGGAGTCCTTCAGTTACAAACTATGACATGTCATTGGTCTCACCAGTGATCAACCTTCCTGCTAATCCATTGGATGTCTACGATATTAAGATCAGCATGTATATCAATGATTACAGCACCGATAGCGGTGAAATCATGGAGATCTGGGTCGTCCATCCTGGTGGTGAAGACTTGATCTTCGAATGGGATCTTGATACCAATGATGACTGGGGTGTATCCGGTGGAACAGACTGGTTCTATGATGATACTGCTCAGTATGCAGGGCAGGATGTCCAGTTGAAGTTCCGTTCCCATGGTGGAACCACATATAACTTCAATTACTGGTATGTCTATGATGTCCTCTGGGATTACGCTGGCATACCACCTGTTTACGGTGCTCTTGAAGGAACCGTTACAGACGGTGATGGTAATCCTCTCGAAGGTGTTGCTGTAACAGCTAATCCTTCCGATTACAATCCTGTCTATACTGACGAATTCGGTTACTATCTCATTGATCCTATGGCTGTTGGCTTCTATGACGTCCAGTACTACAAAGCCGGTTATACCGAAATTTGGTACTATGATGTTGAAATCGAAGAAAATGTAACAACAGTCCTCGATGTAGCACTTGGTAATCCTACCATGGATATCACGCCTACTTCGATCAATGCGACCGTACCGGTTGGCGGAACCTCGACACGTACGATCACCGTTACCAACAATGGTAATGCTCCTCTTGATTGGTCTGCCTCGATTGAGAATCAGACCGAGTTGAGAGCTAAGATGCTCGAAAACAGCTATACCGGTCAGACAGCTCCTTCATTTATTGCAGAAGCTGATCCAAATCCAGATACCTACAATCCTCCAGCATCTGATGATATGTGGGATATCCTCTTTAACTGGGATGTCGACACACCTACTGGTGGTGTTGGTGTTGCAGGTGCAGGATGCGGTAATAATTACGTCCTCGCTTCTGAATGGGGTTACTCAAGCAGAAATGTCTTCAAGTTCGACTTTGAAGGTAACTACATCGGCAGCTGGGTACCCACATGGATGCCTGGTACTGCTGGTCTCAGAGACATGGCGTTTGACGGTGAATACTTCTATGCTTCCAATGCTGGAAATACCATCTATCAATTTGATGCTGATGGTAACAACTATGGAACCATTTCTTCACCTGTTGCAGTCAGATCGATTGCCTATGATGACATCAATGATGCATTCTGGGTAAACAACTGGAGTGAAACACTGACGCTTATCAGCAGAACCGGAACCATTCTTAATACAATTGCCTCACCTCCAAGCATGTATGGTTCAGCATACGATAATGTTACTGCTGGCGGACCATATCTTTGGATCTTCACCGGAACAACAACTGGTGGCGGATGCCAGATCGAGCAATACAATCTGAATACCTTAACACTAACGGGTGTTACCCACAGTGTTGACGGTGACTTCGGTGTTGGTTCCTATATTGCTGGTGGTCTGTTTGCAACTGGTAACATGGTACCTGGAACATGGGTTCTTGGTGGTTGTGCACAAGGCACACCTGACCTTCTCTTCGGATATGAGCTTGGACCTTTTGCATCATGGATAACAATGGATCCTACTTCAGGAACCGTTCTTCCATATGGTGCATATGAAGAAGTAACTGTTACATTTGACGCCTGTGATGATCCTGCAGGAACAATTCATACCTGTGACATCACATTCGACTCACCGCAAGGCGTACCTTCAGTTACCATACCTGTAACATTAATGGTTGGTAATCCTGAATATGGCGAACTTGCCGGTACCGTAACAGCTGCAACTGGCGGAGCTCCTATCGCAGGTGCTCAGATCACTGCTTCTGATGATGCTGATAATACCTATGTAACCTACACGAATGCCTCTGGTCAATACACCATCGAGGATATGATGGTCGGTTACTATACTGTTGAATGCATAGCAGATGGATATAATTATCATGTTGAGACCGATGTGCCTATCGTTGTTGATCAAACAACTACACAAAACTTCGCACTGACCGCTCCTGTGATGGTTGTTAATCCGACCGTGATCAACGTTAACGTACCTCCGGGATCAACTCATACCGAATACATCACCGTCCAGAATACTGGTGATGGTCCAATGGACTTCAATGTTAATCTGTATGACTACGGTAAGCTACTTACAGCCCCAACAGATTACAGCAGATTTAATTGCGAAGATGAGCTGCTCAGCATCAAGAATGAGCCTGTAACAGGAACCACTTCATTCAATGCCACTCAGACCCGTGATGATGTTACAATTCAATATCAAACCGGTTATGATGATAATGGTATTGGTACAGGTGGCGTATTTGACGCAATTTGTGCTGCCAGATTTACCTCAACTGAGCTTGCACCTTATTATGATACCTATAACTTAACACAGGTGAATATTCACGTTAGAAGTGCAGACTTCACCTCTGTTGAACTCAAGGTATTCGAAGGTGGTTCATATGGTAATGCTGGAACAGAAGTGTACTCACAAGACATTACAGCCTCTGTACTGATCGATCAGTGGACAAATGTTGTACTTACAACTCCAGTTCCAATCCTGAGCGGTAATGAGTACTGGCTTGGTTACTCGATTTCTGCAACTGCAGACCATCCATGTTCTGTTGACGCAGGTCCAATGGCAACCGATAAGGGTGCTTGGATGTACTACAGTGGCGCATGGTCACTGCTGACAGATCTCAATCCTGCACTGGATTACAACTGGTGTATCCAGGGTATCCTGAGCTTAGGTACTCCTCCGTGGATTACTGTTGATCCGACATTCGGAACGATCGCTCCAAGTGGTCAGACTCAAATCGCTGTTATGTTCGATGCAACTGATCTGACATACGGTGAGATCAAGACCGCGGACATAGAGATCCTTTCCGATCCTGATGTTGGTTCAGTAACCGTACCGGTAACCCTTACAGCTACCGATACAGTCTCTAACGGCGATGTACCAGTAACAGAAACCAAACTGTATGCGAACTATCCTAACCCGATGCTTCATACTACAACCTTCCAGTTCAGCTTGAGGGAAAGATCTCATGTTAAACTGTCCATTTACAACTTGAAGGGACAGTTGGTAGAGACAATAGTCGATACCGAGTTCGATCCTGCACCTAAACATTCGGTTGAGTGGAATGGCACCGCTAACGGAAAAACGCTTGCAAATGGTATCTACTTCTATAAGCTTGAGGCTGACAACAAGACCTTCCTCAAGAAGATGATCTTGATGAAGTAA